The following proteins come from a genomic window of Gossypium raimondii isolate GPD5lz chromosome 5, ASM2569854v1, whole genome shotgun sequence:
- the LOC105768509 gene encoding glycerophosphodiester phosphodiesterase GDPDL3 — translation MGSLRGISVAIFVVQALLASVTLVSAQGSTNGSRWQTLSGKAPSVIAHGGFSGIFADSSFGAYSLALLTSLPDVILWCDVQLTRDGAGICFPDLKLDNNSDVAVVYKDRQKTYLVNGVSTKGWFSIDFTLRELGNVILNQGVYSRTNKFDGNSYPIMTVQETYAQLNPPRFWLNIQHDAFYTQHNLSMRSFVLSVTRNRNVTIDYISSPEVAFLQNIAPSFQRSATNLVFRFLGQNDVEPSTNQTYGSLLKNITFIKTFASGIIVPKSYIWPVDKDLYLLPSTSLVLDAHKEGLEVFASDFYNDVPFSFNYSYDPVAEYLQFIDNGEFSVDGMISDFPITPSAAIDCFAHLGRNASKQVDLLVISSNGASGDYPGCTDMAYSKAIQDGVDVIDCPVQMTMDGTPICLSSINLIDSTTVAQSQFSNLTTTIPQIMPGSGIFSFNLSWSEIKTLTPIISSPQSQYKLFRNPRFKNAGTFLTLSEFLTIASNASSLQGVLISIENAPFLLEQGFAVTNAVLDALSKAGYGNKTDQKVMIQSSSSSVLMKFKSQTNYDLVYKVDEDIGGAQSSTIDDIKSFASAVVISKDSVFPENSAFITSATNVVPRLKAANLSVYVQTFSNEFTSQAWDFFSDPTVEINSFYLGGGINGVITDFPKTSNRYRRNRCLNRRNQIPGYMSPVQPGSLYGLITAPYLPPAEAPNPFLTEADVNEPPLPPVAAKAPSTSPNGTALAPTSPNGQPKVAAAAIMQLLTVFLAISLLF, via the exons ATGGGAAGCTTACGTGGCATTTCGGTTGCCATTTTTGTAGTTCAAGCTTTGTTAGCTTCAGTAACTTTGGTATCTGCTCAGGGATCTACCAACGGTTCTCGTTGGCAGACTCTAAGTG GGAAGGCACCCTCCGTCATAGCTCACGGTGGATTTTCAGGAATATTTGCTGACTCCAGTTTTGGAGCTTATAGTTTGGCTTTATTAACTAGTCTACCTGATGTCATCTTGTGGTGTGATGTTCAATTAACAAGAGATGGAGCTGGGATTTGCTTTCCTGATCTTAAGCTAGATAATAATTCTGACGTGGCAGTTGTATACAAGGATAGGCAGAAGACTTACCTTGTCAATGGGGTCTCTACAAAGGGATGGTTTTCTATTGATTTCACTCTTAGAGAACTTGGAAATGTCATAC TAAACCAAGGTGTCTATTCTCGAACTAATAAGTTTGATGGCAATAGTTACCCAATTATGACTGTTCAGGAGACCTATGCACAGTTGAATCCACCTCGGTTTTGGTTGAATATTCAG CATGATGCATTCTATACACAACACAACTTGAGTATGAGAAGCTTTGTACTTTCTGTAACTAGAAATAGGAATGTAACTATTGACTATATCTCATCACCAGAAGTGGCTTTCTTGCAAAACATTGCCCCAAGTTTCCAAAGAAGTGCAACAAATCTTGTCTTCCGGTTTCTAGGACAGAATGATGTGGAGCCTTCAACCAATCAGACTTACGGTTCTCTCTTAAAAAATATCACATTTATCAAGACATTTGCCTCCGGAATTATTGTGCCCAAGTCTTACATATGGCCTGTAGATAAGGATCTTTACTTGCTACCTTCTACTTCTCTTGTCTTGGATGCTCACAAAGAAGGGCTAGAAGTTTTTGCCTCAGATTTCTATAATGATGTTCCATTTAGCTTCAACTACTCCTATGATCCAGTGGCCGAGTATCTTCAGTTTATTGACAATGGTGAATTCTCTGTTGATGGGATGATATCCGACTTCCCAATAACTCCATCAGCTGCTATAG ATTGCTTTGCTCACCTTGGCAGAAATGCCTCCAAACAAG TGGACCTTCTGGTCATCTCAAGTAATGGAGCAAGTGGAGACTATCCTGGTTGTACAGATATGGCATATTCAAAAGCAATTCAAGATGGTGTAGATGTTATTGACTGTCCTGTTCAAATGACAATGGATGGAACACCTATTTGCTTGAGCTCTATCAATCTCATAGATAGCACAACAGTTGCTCAATCACAATTCAGCAATCTTACAACAACAATTCCACAGATTATGCCGGGCAGTGGAATATTTTCCTTTAATCTGTCATGGAGTGAAATTAAAACCTTGACAC CTATAATATCAAGCCCACAGTCACAGTACAAATTGTTTCGAAACCCGAGGTTCAAAAATGCTGGGACGTTCTTAACATTATCCGAGTTTTTAACCATAGCAAGCAATGCTAGCTCTCTTCAAGGTGTCTTAATCAGCATTGAG AATGCTCCTTTCCTTTTAGAGCAAGGATTTGCCGTAACCAATGCAGTGCTCGATGCTTTGAGCAAAGCTGGCTACGGTAACAAGACAGATCAGAAAGTCATGATTCAGTCAAGTAGTAGCTCGGTTCTAATGAAGTTCAAGAGTCAAACCAACTATGATCTCGTTTACAAGGTTGACGAAGATATTGGTGGTGCTCAAAGTTCAACGATTGATGACATTAAGAGTTTTGCTAGCGCTGTCGTCATTAGCAAGGATTCTGTATTTCCtgaaaattctgcattcatcaCTAGTGCTACGAATGTTGTACCGAGGCTAAAAGCTGCTAATCTCTCTGTATATGTTCAAACCTTCAGTAATGAGTTTACATCTCAAGCATGGGACTTCTTCTCCGACCCAACTGTTGAAATAAACTCATTCTATTTAGGAGGTGGTATTAATGGTGTTATTACAGATTTCCCGAAGACATCTAATAGATATCGGA GGAACCGATGCTTGAACAGACGCAATCAAATTCCTGGCTACATGAGTCCTGTGCAACCTGGAAGCCTTTATGGACTAATCACAGCTCCTTACTTGCCACCAGCTGAAGCTCCAAATCCGTTCCTGACTGAAGCAGATGTCAACGAGCCCCCTTTGCCTCCTGTTGCTGCAAAAGCCCCAAGTACTTCTCCAAATGGTACTGCACTTGCCCCAACATCACCAAATGGACAACCTAAAGTTGCTGCAGCCGCCATCATGCAGCTATTGACTGTTTTTCTTGCCATTTCTCTACTGTTTTGA